The following coding sequences are from one Pocillopora verrucosa isolate sample1 chromosome 5, ASM3666991v2, whole genome shotgun sequence window:
- the LOC131799506 gene encoding uncharacterized protein isoform X3, which translates to MYKFFEQLSTIFEDPAYSNVRDEIFTSGADENLELEPKPPVTLKKSGLDDVYNVHEEIGKGKFGVVKRVTERSSKTTFAAKHIRLSTAGSGSSRDDIVREIDIMNKLHHKRLVGLIDAFETSRNIVMIMEFVSGGELFERVADADCLTEGEASFYMYQLLQGLQYMHTKNIVHLDLKPENIVCVSKNSWDIKLIDFGLAQELVPGVRMTALKGTPEFMAPEAVNFEPISLATDMWSVGVIAYILLSGLSPLLGEDNNETLANVTAVEWDFEDESFDVISDEAKDFIAQLMVKSPRKRNTVTQSLEHEWMKKSASTNAIKIDTKKLKQFLAKRRWQKSVNALKAVRRLSTLSSLMNLKSRPSIAPSLPTLPSAKENVEDATGSNEIRKGKDENDAGETTNEENVLKEEDDEERQKEPPVFSKELSDLSITEGETASFEVVIENDTNCQIHWLKHGVEVIENQRLKVERHDDGRHLLLIGDIADDDCGEYSCVAKNEAGKAISTGTISIQRSSLSKSDETDEEDEEIDNSIEVPVFKKELHDIKAIEHDDVILEVIVSGDSPYELEWFKNAVDITENDRVSVVKHEDGRFTLNIRECEDDDTGEYCCVAQNEAGRVTCAGWLTVEVESVLSEDDEETESESEDEFVPKDFVAIREGDVQKFYCIEEEVGRGRFGIVKKCVELDTATRFCAKLIKSRPSQKEEFKREIDVMNTLHHPRIIRLYDAFEEPRQIILILEYCRGGDLFNRIDGDSLPEFEAVKILKQVLEAVKYMHDLGFMHLDLKPQNVMFKNEGGLKIKLIDFSLTKKFDPEQETKISFGTAEYVAPEIVNYEPVTLAADMWAIGVIAYIMLSGESPFLCESEADTFSRITDARWEFTDVFDYVSKEAKDFITRLLLKDPKKRMKVDECLEHEWIKSPGFTGKRKSKNSSEGEMTIDQNSNVTSPTELMRQESRKSELELPLDPRKLESKVKSLLSKLQNAEKENQELEEKLRDVEDRADALEDDLHTSQSSRRVLEDRVSKLEAEKTDLSKKAKTNSDVLKRVAESEGDKRALEDKLSEQTQYLENLSQKYDSLKEKIENYDILEEKVYLLERERKDLRDTKQSLEDKIAHLQVEKEELTKMNEKNSLINRDLDNEIAKLKAHRDEIENQYVCLRTEKESLVEELTKRFNILDEQKKSLSQDKSNLETKLSAFEIENKNLRLKLEDLTKDIESLKEVSKQNEQGKEKEELEKELTKVKIQKDEAKETCEELTSKLSKAYAELEQLKPAKMGHVTENRQEDISALKEKLSSLEEERDNLEDDLDDREAEIVELKGKIEHLEAENKDRNKDIMNYKSQLEVANEEIKSWRTRKDGTSSAMPKEDQGNLNEKIKDYESMMSKLTKEISSLQGKLSAAEQLNKTLEEKVKSSTQESFLDPNMEGEIIGRSENTLEYASMDFDCFDTADHSPSEDRNGRDERISPQGRINNELNREEKSEKFVLLKKEFEKVRRISEDAETRLAEELKKNQILEDEIEDFEVREEKGLRLYRELKEECNRLRAQLNDNESPENQVEARLREKLKSNEEETEALCKQLDSLKKELKVIKEEREKGDTLYTNLSERYRNLLKEKKILEQEKHERDESETKSRELEDSLQTRILELTNMKDEIESMRDKLRSLVREKEEGIKEFSILQKDLVKATNDRRQLEKQVKDEIFRAEKLERDRFVLQGKIEEMQKSLHTQDLVAAADKKAIDAYVDEIRLLKDEKGNAVKEVDRLRKHSKNLMHDLEKIAKEREDVETLKIFKEQAIKEIKTLKDENQRLNQKSEDFDQITADLNTLRTEKAIGLQHLGILEEESEIASREIAALKSENELLLEKANQLEELKETFEALKDDAESLRENIEALKLERKATEKEIEELRNTNNLHLEKIVEYDRMQEDLETLKEEKVMGLIELSSLREKNAALLEEVKATDELKRECDLIKSEKERAFEENRILIERNESLVKEQESDQRITLAFKAAEDEAERISKENGVLAEKCQTLRSKIKELTLLNDSHLMELSRLNHDLGESRKEKEALSAELESFHVIKKDLNASLESNRRLNKESRDLEVNLETQALETMRLKKEINVLKKKNDALTTEIERLQGQNAIIENQTSIALLEDGEESEQIYEPKPSNATDVRRKLDEFTTFEEIAGKYNVEEEKPGNVKLTKCNKRNETEALKQEVDFLQKEVEDLSEDHKELLQSYNALQKEYDNSKDKFGILEKSLEIKSREMKSMTEVRDLLENTKIELENELKVTSQENVQVSRELETLKEKFDSQCRSLENAEKEIGNLFKENEELHQNHIELEERYGRIRKLNRELEEDIDIETGKLVEAKERISELKKENSLLQQMNLNLQHEIDKLKGVPELSGQEQGGVAKKVKHLEKKISVAQLQKGDFETRSPGEKNKAQNTTEKNMVKVLGDETRKPQGWAENVKENKPQQNQGERTVWTLEQEIKSLRPNKERAESLAKELDQVRQRLDNEIKIRESKNEESSQKKKENDSLIYELESTRHRIVSNVINPLEEAKLPWKFRVTAADISAGKSKAWSSIKESIGTLIWDRERLVNDNKVLKQENTELKRECQEPMKGKEKIKKFEELVGKHPTDEDILSKKQEIKAIHETIASDKDKLTQLQQQKEDLLLKIEFMKRMQSTAGQERDQLAAGKSLFTSDGRLGPSSHSRFKFRRFQSVESISILKERDTFEEKQDPVDFPTQTLTVKTQWTGNERSEISTGEEQLQVARQLVKKNRRIFELEQEVDVLLTKIEESSPGNAAVESFSSDVENFKAEILRLEGENKRLKELANEPILASSQKKMESLEAMNNFLKSEKEELILEISAKNKKIELLEKRVRELTEMRSNVVNGSRNGIHDEADLQTNALDEELSKTKHRVCELEAELEHLSNSHKSKLKRELDEVEAKWTKRLRKECMELQSELSEKHSKEKQLWQKKEVELQNIIRQMKIVMDKRLSQAETERRKLEQELNTVKTSGFHGSTISLDSNSDDSAGGVSPDPGKGKDATQSDGLSDRELRRVAYKLNGEEWSRLGTFLGVGDRDLGQLGGLSMGPQEKAFKLLVMWRTRCRLSRAQMISHLAVALEEVNRKDVAQFVLEQFMSGKPRKKLFGW; encoded by the exons ATGTACAAATTCTTCGAGCAACTGAGTACAATATTTGAG gATCCCGCTTACAGCAATGTCAGGGACGAGATTTTCACATCAG GTGCGGATGAAAATCTGGAACTGGAACCCAAACCACCCGTGACACTAAAGAAGTCCGGTCTGGACGATGTCTATAATGTCCATGAGGAGATCGGAAA AGGAAAGTTTGGTGTAGTGAAGAGAGTTACAGAACGTTCTTCAAAGACCACGTTTGCCGCCAAACACATCCGGCTCAGTACGGCTGGCAGCGGTTCATCGCGAGATGACATCGTGCGTGAAATTGATATCATGAACAAGCTACACCACAAGAGGCTTGTGGGATTGATTGATGCGTTTGAAACGTCCAGGAATATCGTCATGATAATGGAATT TGTGTCCGGGGGTGAGCTGTTTGAAAGAGTGGCGGATGCTGATTGCTTGACGGAGGGGGAAGCTTCTTTTTACATGTATCAATTACTGCAGGGTCTTCAATACATGCACACCAAGAATATTGTACATCTAGATCTAAAG CCTGAAAATATCGTATGCGTAAGCAAGAACAGCTGGGATATCAAACTTATCGACTTTGGCTTAGCACAGGAGCTCGTGCCGGGGGTCAGAATGACTGCTCTCAAGGGAACCCCTGAATTTATGG CTCCAGAAGCGGTCAATTTTGAGCCCATTTCATTGGCTACTGACATGTG GAGCGTTGGTGTCATAGCTTACATCCT CCTCAGTGGGTTGTCGCCACTTCTGGGAGAGGATAACAATGAGACCCTAGCCAATGTGACTGCCGTCGAGTGGGACTTTGAAGACGAGAGCTTTGACGTCATTTCTGACGAAGCTAAAGATTTCATTGCTCAACTAATGGTGAAAAGCCCCAG AAAAAGGAACACGGTTACGCAAAGTTTGGAGCATGAATGGATGAAG AAAAGTGCGTCAACAAACGCTATCAAGATAGACACCAAGAAGTTAAAACAATTCTTAGCCAAACGAAGGTGGCAG aaaTCTGTTAACGCACTGAAAGCGGTCCGTCGATTATCCACCTTGTCGTCTCTCATGAACCTCAAGAGTCGTCCCTCGATTGCACCGTCATTACCAACTCTTCCTTCTGCCAAGGAGAATGTTGAAGATGCAACTGGCTCTAATGAAATTCGTAAAGGAAAAGACGAGAATGACGCTGGAGAAACAACAAACGAGGAAAACGTATTAAAAGAAGAGGATGATGAGGAAAGACAGAAGG AACCACCGGTATTCAGCAAAGAATTAAGTGACCTCTCTATCACAGAGGGAGAAACGGCTTCCTTTGAAGTTGTCATCGAGAACGACACCAATTGTCAGATTCATTGGTTAAAGCATGGTGTAGAAGTAATTGAGAACCAGCGGTTGAAGGTTGAACGTCATGATGATGGACGTCATTTGCTCCTCATCGGGGATATAGCAGATGATGATTGCGGAGAGTATTCTTGCGTAGCTAAGAACGAGGCTGGAAAGGCGATAAGTACAGGGACGATTTCCATACAACGGTCTT CCCTTTCGAAAAGCGACGAAACCGACGAGGAAGATGAAGAAATAGACAACTCTATAG AAGTTCCAGTTTTCAAGAAAGAACTCCACGACATAAAAGCAATTGAACATGACGACGTTATTCTCGAGGTGATTGTCAGTGGTGACTCGCCCTACGAACTGGAGTGGTTTAAAAATGCCGTTGACATAACTGAAAACGATCGTGTTTCCGTGGTTAAACACGAAGACGGCCGATTTACCCTTAACATTCGGGAGTGTGAGGACGACGACACCGGAGAGTACTGTTGCGTAGCTCAGAATGAGGCTGGAAGAGTCACGTGTGCAGGATGGTTAACCGTTGAAG TGGAAAGCGTCTTGTCTGAGGATGACGAAGAGACTGAGTCAGAGAGTGAAGATGAATTTGTACCAAAAGATTTTGTTGCGATTAGGGAAGGCGATGTACAAAAATTCTACTGTATCGAAGAAGAGGTTGGCAG GGGTCGTTTTGGGATTGTTAAGAAGTGCGTCGAACTTGACACTGCAACGAGGTTCTGTGCTAAGTTAATCAAATCGCGACCCAGTCAAAAGGAGGAGTTTAAGCGCGAGATTGACGTCATGAATACCCTTCACCATCCCCGGATAATTAGACTCTACGATGCGTTTGAAGAGCCCAGGCAGATCATCCTTATATTGGAGTA TTGCAGAGGAGGTGATTTATTCAATCGTATTGATGGCGATTCTCTTCCTGAGTTCGAAGCAGTAAAAATCCTCAAACAAGTTTTGGAGGCTGTCAAGTACATGCACGACCTTGGTTTCATGCATTTAGACTTAAAG CCACAGAACGTGATGTTTAAAAATGAAGGCGGTTTAAAGATAAAATTGATCGATTTCAGTCTAACAAAGAAGTTTGATCCTGAGCAAGAAACAAAGATATCGTTCGGAACTGCTGAATACGTTG CTCCAGAAATTGTCAACTACGAGCCTGTAACCTTAGCAGCAGACATGTG GGCGATTGGTGTTATTGCTTATATTAT gtTGAGTGGCGAATCTCCGTTTCTTTGTGAGAGTGAGGCGGACACTTTCTCGCGCATTACCGATGCACGCTGGGAATTTACGGACGTGTTTGATTACGTCAGCAAGGAGGCCAAGGACTTCATAACCAGGCTACTTCTCAAAGATCCAAA AAAAAGAATGAAAGTAGACGAATGCCTGGAACATGAGTGGATCAAG TCACCAGGGTTTACTGGAAAACGGAAAAGCAAGAACTCCTCGGAG GGCGAGATGACTATTGACCAAAACTCAAACGTTACATCGCCAACAGAACTGATGAGACAAG AGAGCAGAAAGTCTGAGCTAGAATTACCACTGGATCCAAGGAAATTAGAGTCTAAAGTTAAATCACTGTTATCAAAGTTACAAAACGCGGAAAAGGAAAACCAAGAATTGGAAGAAAAACTCCGTGACGTGGAAGACCGCGCCGATGCCCTGGAAGATGATCTTCACACAAGTCAGAGTTCTAGAAGGGTTCTGGAAGACAGGGTGTCAAAATTGGAAGCTGAAAAGACAGATCTTTCCAAGAAAGCAAAAACCAACAGCGATGTTTTAAAAAGGGTAGCAGAATCAGAGGGAGATAAGAGAGCCCTGGAAGATAAACTATCCGAGCAAACTCAATATTTAGAAAACTTATCACAGAAATACGACTCTCTCAAGGAAAAGATTGAGAATTACGATATTCTAGAAGAAAAGGTTTACCTTTTGGAACGGGAAAGGAAAGACCTCAGAGATACAAAGCAGTCATTAGAAGACAAAATTGCACATCTTCAGGTGGAAAAGGAGGAATTAACAAAAATGAACGAGAAGAATTCCTTGATCAATAGAGACCTTGACAATGAGATTGCAAAGCTTAAAGCGCACAGAGACGAGATTGAAAACCAATACGTTTGTCTTCGAACCGAGAAGGAGTCTTTGGTCGAGGAACTCACGAAGCGATTCAATATTTTAGATGAACAGAAAAAGTCTCTTAGCCAAGATAAGAGTAACCTAGAGACAAAGTTAAGCGCATTTGAAATCGAAAACAAGAATTTGAGGCTAAAACTTGAGGACTTAACAAAAGACATAGAATCTTTGAAAGAAGTTTCCAAGCAAAATGAGCaggggaaagaaaaagaagaactaGAAAAAGAATTGACGaaagttaaaatacaaaaagacGAAGCCAAGGAAACTTGTGAAGAATTGACTTCAAAACTTAGCAAGGCATACGCAGAATTGGAACAGTTAAAGCCCGCAAAAATGGGTCATGTGACAG aAAATCGCCAAGAAGATATTTCAGctttgaaggaaaaattgtCTTCCCTGGAGGAGGAAAGGGATAACCTGGAAGATGATCTTGACGACAGGGAAGCTGAAATCGTCgaattaaaagggaaaattgaGCATCTTGAGGCAGAGAACAAGGACAGAAACAAAGACATCATGAATTACAAGTCACAGTTAGAAGTAGCCAACGAGGAAATTAAGTCCTGGAGAACGAGAAAGGATGGCACAAGCTCGGCGATGCCTAAAGAAGACCAAGGAAAcctgaatgaaaaaataaaggattACGAATCTATGATGAGTAAGCTGACgaaagaaatttcttctttaCAAGGCAAACTTTCTGCAGCAGAACAGCTTAACAAAACTTTGGAGGAAAAGGTGAAATCCAGTACACAG GAAAGTTTCCTCGATCCTAATATGGAAGGCGAAATCATTGGAAGAAGTGAAAATACACTAGAATATGCGTCTATGGATTTCGATTGCTTTGACACAGCTGACCATAGTCCAAGTGAAGATAGAAATGGTCGAGACGAACGCATTTCGCCTCAGGGAAGAATCAACAATGAGTTgaacagagaagaaaaaagcgAGAAGTTCGTCTTGTTGAAAAAAGAGTTCGAGAAAGTAAGGAGGATTTCTGAGGATGCTGAGACGAGGTTAGCGGAGGAATTAAAGAAGAATCAGATTTTGGAAGATGAGATTGAAGATTTTGAAGTAAGGGAAGAGAAAGGTCTGAGATTGTACAGAGAGCTAAAGGAGGAATGTAATCGATTGAGGGCACAGCTGAATGACAATGAATCACCTGAGAACCAAGTTGAGGCTCGCTTGCGAGAAAAGCTAAAAAGTAATGAAGAAGAAACTGAAGCTCTTTGCAAGCAACTCGATTCGTTGAAAAAAGAACTAAAAGTgatcaaagaagaaagagaaaagggtGACACACTTTATACTAACCTTTCTGAGAGATAcagaaatttgttgaaagagaaaaagatctTGGAGCAGGAGAAACATGAGCGCGATGAGAGCGAAACGAAATCGCGAGAGCTTGAGGACTCGCTACAAACGCGAATTCTTGAACTGACGAACATGAAAGACGAGATTGAGTCCATGCGGGATAAGCTGCGATCGCTGGTACGAGAGAAAGAGGAAGGTATAAAGGAATTTTCGATACTTCAAAAAGACCTTGTTAAGGCAACAAATGACCGCCGTCAACTCGAAAAACAAGTAAAGGACGAAATATTCCGCGCTGAAAAGTTGGAAAGAGACCGTTTCGTATTACAAGGAAAGATTGAGGAGATGCAAAAAAGTTTGCATACACAAGATTTGGTCGCGGCAGCTGATAAAAAGGCGATAGACGCCTACGTCGATGAAATTAGACTTCTTAAGGACGAAAAGGGCAACGCGGTTAAGGAAGTAGATAGGCTGAGAAAGCACAGCAAAAATTTGATGCATGATCTagagaaaattgcaaaagaaaggGAAGACGTGGAAACTCTGAAAATCTTCAAAGAGCAAGCGatcaaagaaatcaaaactttgaaagatgAAAACCAACGTCTTAATCAAAAGAGCGAAGATTTCGACCAAATAACAGCCGATCTTAACACTCTCAGGACGGAAAAAGCAATCGGATTGCAACATCTGGGAATTTTAGAAGAAGAAAGTGAGATTGCTTCGAGAGAGATTGCAGCactaaaaagtgaaaatgagctTCTTCTTGAGAAAGCTAACCAGCTCGAAGAATTGAAAGAAACCTTTGAAGCACTTAAAGATGATGCCGAAAGCCTACGAGAAAACATCGAGGCTCTAAAACTCGAGAGAAAGGCCACAGAGAAAGAAATTGAGGAGTTGAGAAATACAAATAATCTTCACCTTGAAAAGATTGTGGAATATGACAGAATGCAAGAGGATCTTGAAacattgaaagaagagaaagtgaTGGGACTAATAGAGTTAAGTAGCTTGAGAGAGAAAAATGCTGCTCTTTTGGAAGAGGTCAAGGCAACGGATGAACTTAAGAGAGAATGTGACCTCATTAAAAGCGAGAAAGAGAGAGCATTTGAAGAAAATAGGATTTTGATTGAGCGTAACGAATCCTTGGTCAAAGAACAAGAAAGCGATCAAAGAATAACATTAGCATTTAAGGCAGCGGAAGATGAGGCCGAAAGGATTTCCAAGGAAAATGGAGTCTTGGCGGAAAAATGCCAAACTCTAAGGAGCAAAATTAAGGAGTTAACTTTGCTCAATGATAGTCATTTGATGGAGCTGAGCAGGTTGAATCATGATTTGGGTGAATCTAGGAAGGAAAAAGAAGCTCTTTCGGCTGAGCTTGAATCTTTCCATGTTATCAAAAAAGATCTCAATGCCTCATTGGAAAGCAATCGGAGACTTAATAAGGAATCAAGAGATCTCGAAGTCAACTTGGAAACTCAAGCTTTGGAAACGATGagattgaaaaaggaaataaacgtcctaaagaaaaagaatgacGCTCTGACAACGGAAATTGAACGCCTTCAAGGACAGAATGCCATCATAGAAAATCAAACCTCGATAGCACTCTTGGAAGATGGGGAAGAATCAGAGCAGATTTACGAACCGAAACCTAGCAATGCTACAGACGTACGAAGAAAACTTGACGAATTCACAACTTTTGAAGAAATAGCAGGTAAATACAACGTTGAAGAAGAAAAGCCTGGAAATGTTAAACTTACAAAGTGTAACAAACGCAACGAAACAGAAGCCTTAAAACAAGAAGTGGATTTCCTTCAGAAAGAAGTTGAAGACTTAAGTGAAGATCACAAGGAACTTTTGCAGTCTTATAACGCCTTGCAAAAAGAATATGATAATTCTAAAGATAAATTTGGCATTCTTGAAAAGAGTTTGGAAATAAAGTCCAGAGAAATGAAAAGTATGACCGAAGTAAGAGACCTTTTAGAAAACACGAAGATTGAACTTGAAAACGAGCTGAAAGTTACATCCCAAGAAAACGTCCAAGTCAGCAGGGAACTagaaactttaaaagaaaagtttgattcTCAGTGCCGCAGTCTGGAGAACGCCGaaaaggaaattggaaatctatttaaagaaaatgaggaaCTACATCAAAATCACATCGAACTGGAGGAACGGTACGGACGTATCAGGAAACTGAACAGAGAACTCGAGGAGGACATTGATATCGAGACTGGAAAGCTCGTTGAGGCAAAAGAACGCATTTCTGAactcaagaaagaaaattccCTTCTTCAACAAATGAATTTAAACCTGCAACACGAAATTGACAAACTGAAAGGAGTTCCCGAGTTAAGTGGTCAGGAACAGGGCGGAGTGGCCAAAAAGGTTAAACATCTAGAGAAAAAGATAAGTGTTGCTCAACTGCAGAAAGGCGATTTTGAAACTCGATCTCCCGGGGAGAAGAACAAAGCCCAGAACACCACAGAAAAGAACATGGTCAAGGTTTTGGGGGATGAAACGCGAAAGCCTCAAGGTTGGGCAGAAAAcgtaaaggaaaataaaccaCAGCAAAACCAGGGGGAAAGAACAGTATGGACACTAGAACAAGAAATAAAGAGCCTTCGTCCCAACAAAGAACGAGCTGAGTCCTTGGCTAAAGAATTGGATCAGGTTAGACAAAGACTTGacaacgaaataaaaattaggGAAAGCAAAAATGAAGAGAGCAgccagaagaaaaaagaaaacgactCCTTAATTTACGAGCTTGAAAGCACCCGTCACAGAATTGTTTCAAACGTGATAAATCCGTTGGAAGAAGCGAAACTCCCGTGGAAATTTCGCGTCACCGCCGCCGACATATCAGCGGGAAAAAGCAAAGCATGGTCGAGCATCAAGGAAAGTATTGGAACCCTGATATGGGACCGAGAAAGATTGGTAAATGACAACAAGGTCTTAAagcaagaaaatactgagctGAAGCGCGAATGCCAAGAACCAAtgaaaggcaaagaaaaaatcaag AAATTTGAAGAATTAGTTGGTAAACATCCCACCGATGAAGACATCTTATctaaaaagcaagaaataaagGCTATTCACGAGACAATAGCTTCTGATAAGGACAAGTTGACACAActtcaacaacaaaaagaagatCTGCTTCTTAAAATCGAGTTTATGAAGCGAATGCAATCAACTGCTGGCCAAGAGAGAGATCAACTGGCGGCTGGAAAGAGCCTCTTTACGTCGGATGGGAGACTGGGGCCGAGCTCTCACTCAAGGTTTAAGTTTCGTAGATTTCAATCGGTGGAGAGCATTTCAATCCTTAAAGAACGGGATACCTTCGAAGAGAAGCAAGATCCTGTTGATTTTCCCACACAGACTCTCACCGTAAAAACGCAGTGGACTGGGAACGAGCGAAGCGAAATCTCGACAGGCGAGGAGCAACTTCAAGTTGCGCGACAATTGGTAAAGAAAAATCGAAGAATATTCGAATTGGAGCAG GAAGTTGATGTACTGCTGACCAAAATCGAAGAATCCTCACCCGGAAATGCGGCAGTGGAAAGCTTTTCATCAGACGTAGAAAATTTCAAAGCGGAAATTTTACGACTCGAGGGCGAGAACAAACGGTTGAAAGAACTTGCAAATGAGCCAATACTTGCGtcatcacagaaaaaaatggaaTCGTTAGAAGCCATGAATAACTTTctaaaaagcgaaaaagaagAGCtcattctagaaatttctgCCAAGAATAAGAAAATTGAACTTTTGGAGAAACGCGTTAGGGAGTTGACCGAGATGAGGAGTAATGTCGTCAATGGATCGAGAAATGGAATTCACGACGAGGCTGATTTGCAAACAAATGCATTAGATGAGGAACTCAGCAAGACTAAGCACAGAGTATGTGAGCTTGAG GCTGAACTTGAACATCTAAGCAACAGTCACAAATCCAAACTAAAGCGAGAGCTGGACGAAGTCGAGGCAAAGTGGACAAAACGGTtgag AAAAGAGTGCATGGAGCTTCAGTCAGAGTTGTCGGAGAAACACAGCAAGGAAAAACAGCTTTGGCAAAAGAAAGAAGTGGAACTTcaaaacatt atTCGTCAAATGAAGATCGTGATGGACAAGAGGCTTAGTCAAGCGGAAACTGAACGGAGGAAACTAGAACAGGAATTGAATACTGTGAAAACGTCCGGTTTCCATGGCAGCACGATAAGCCTCGATTCAAACTCAGACGACTCAGCTGGAGGCGTATCTCCAGATCCAGGGAAAGGCAAGGACGCGACTCAGtctg ATGGTTTAAGCGACCGCGAACTACGGCGAGTTGCTTACAAATTGAATGGAGAGGAGTGGTCTCGGCTTGGAACATTCCTTGGGGTAGGGGACAGGGATCTTGGTCAGCTCGGTGGACTAAGCATGGGTCCTCAGGAGAAAGCTTTTAAATTATTGGTCATGTGGAGGACTCGATGTCGTTTAAGCCGAGCTCAAATGATTTCACATTTAGCTGTAGCGCTCGAGGAGGTCAACAGAAAGGATGTTGCCCAGTTTGTTTTAGAGCAGTTTATGTCTGGAAAACCTAGAAAGAAATTGTTTGGGTGGTAA